TCCAAAGGCGATATTTTCTTTAAACAAATGCGCATTGGTTTAGCAACGCCTCAGTTTACTCATATTTTTTATATGATTAAATTTCGCACTATGCGCCAAGATGCAGAAAAAGCTTCGGGAGCCGTTTGGGCAGGAAAAAATGACCCTAGGATCACTCGGGTTGGTAAGTTTTTACGTAAAACACGGTTAGACGAACTACCGCAACTGTTTAATGTTTTACGAGGCGATATGTCGCTTATTGGCCCTCGTCCCGAGCGCCCTGGTTTTTATCAAAAATTAGAAAGTAATATTCCTTATTTCGCCGAGCGTACTTTTAACGTGATGCCTGGCATAACCGGCCTCGCGCAAGTCAACCAAGGCTACGACACTTGTTTAGACGATGTACGCCGCAAAGTTGGTTTTGACCACAGCTATGCAATGGCGTTAACTCGACCATTAGACTGGTTACGCATGGATTGCTGGATAGCACTGAGTACCGTTAAAGTTATGATTTTAGGCCGTGGTCAATAGGCGTTTATTTACACCTAACTGATCTATGTTTTGCATATTATGGATGTTTTAGAGTTTGCAGCTGGCCGTTGAGTGCGGCTAAGCTTTGCAGGCTCACAAGCATGAATGCTCATCTACAAAGTTACTTAACACTGTTTCTTAAACCATCTTTCCTATACCTAACCTATTACGTGAGCGTTGCAATATAAAAAGCATCGTTTAGCGGTTGTTTGCAAATTGCGAAAAAGCAAATAAAAAAACCTATCACCCTCTTCAGCAAAACACATAACCCATTGTAATACATAGTAATTTTAAAATTGGAATACTCTTCGCACTATACCAAGCATGATTCATCATTTTAATTTTTCGAATGCCAATAAGCACATTAGCATTCGCCTATTGCAAAGAGGTTTGTAATGAAAATTTCAACTCAAGCGTTACCCCAAAACGAATTACTCATTTCAATTGAAGGTGAGTTTGATGCTCTAGGGTGTCAATCAACTAAAAACGAGTGGGATGCCATCAGTACTCAAGACAATCAGTTAGACATTGTGCTTGATCTGTCTGCTACCACTTTTTTGGATTCTTCTGGCGTGGGTGCCATCGTATTTCTATTTAAACGTATTCGTGCCAAACGCGGCAGCATGAAAATTTGTGGAGCCAATGGTCAACCGTTAGAGCTACTTGACTTATTACGTGTTCATCGGGCCATTCCTATTACCTCGAGTTTACATCATTAATCATTAGCTAGCAGAAATTGCCATCACATCGTTTTAGCAAAGGAAAAGTCATGAAAACTCTAGCAGCCATTTCAGTGTTACTAACAACCTTAACGACAGGTTGTGTTTCTTGGCCCGAGGCGGGTAATGGCGGTCTCGCCGAGCTTAGACCCGATAACTTTCGTACTGTCGAAGCTGACGGCCCAATTGGACCTGAACATGGTTTACGTTTTGATTTAGAGCTAACCGCTCGCCATCTTGACATGCTGGTGCTAGAAGGCGCTGAACTGTGTTTTCCTGCAACCGTTGTGCAAGCTAAACAACGCGAGGCGCGTATTCGTCGAGAACTAGCCGGAAAACTCGATTATGCCGCAGCAAACGATTTACTCATTCAACGCAAGGTTTTACAGCGTTTAGAGCAACAATTAGATTATGTGCAGCAACACAATATTTGCCAAATTCCGCAACACGTTCGTCAAGAAAAACGCCCTGGTGATTTAGCAAAGCAAATTGCTGAATTGCTTAATGCTGATAACCAATTTGCCCATGATTCATTTGAACTTAACCCTAAGTATGTTGGCCGCTTAGCAAAAGCCTCTCAACTGTTGCAACAAGCGCCGCTCATTCAGCTTAAAGTCATTGGCTATGCTGATGACACAGGCCAAGACAATTACAACCAGTCTTTATCGTTAAAACGTGCACAAAAAGTTGCGCGCTACCTACAAGTAATGGGCGTCGACGCAAACCGCATGCAAATTTCCGCACTTGGCGAGCAACACCCATTATTTCAAGGAAAAACTCCGGAAATACGTTTGGTCAACCGCAGCGTGAGCATTGAAGTTATTAGTCAACCGACTGCGAATGATTCAATCACTCCAGCGGCAAAAGTGATTAACCAAATTAAGTAACGAGGAACCCATCATGTTTAACCTAACTACATCCAATATTGCGCCCTTGTCACCGTTACTGAGAGTGTTAATTGCACTTTGCTGGTTGAGCCTATTTTGTACGCTTTCCTTAACCAGCCACGCCAGCGAATATCAAGTACAAGTTGGCGATTTAGTGCGCGTATCTTTACCGGGCGAAGAATCGTTAGACAAAAATTTTCCGGTCGATCGCCAAGGTCGAATTCATTTACCCGAAGTCGGTACCATTTCAGTGGCAAACTTAAGTGAAGATGCCATGCAAGCTCGCGTTAAGCGTCATTTAAGTACCGTATTTCAAGATTTACTTAATTTAAAAGTGTATGTCTATAAGCGCCAATTGCTGATCAATGTGTTGGGTTATGTCGAAACCCCTGGCGAAGTCATACTACCCGCAGGTACCAATATTCAAAATGCCTTAGGCCAAGCCGGTGGTATGCGCAAAGGCGCGCAACTGGATAAAATTCAATTACGCCGACGTTTAACCAACGCAGAAGGTGCCAGCCAAACTGAGTCGATTGTCTTTAACTACAAACAATATTTAGACACGGGGGATACCAGTTTACTGCCACAACTGCGCTCATTGGATGTGATCTTTGTACCTGCCTCGCCGATGACTGGCAATGTCGAAGTAGAATTCGACCCTTCAAAAATTGCTGACTCTGGTGATGCAGCCTCTAACCGTGATGCAATTAAAGTCTTTGGTGAGGTTAATAGCCCAGGCAGTTTTACCTACAAACAAAACTTAACCTTGCTCGATTTACTGATGCGTTCTGGCGGCGTCACACGTTACGCTGGGGTTGAAAAAATCCGTGTTATTAGCAACAACCAGCCTAAATTATTTGATCTAAAAGGCTATTTAGACAGTGGCGATGAGAGCCTACTACCGACCATTCAAGCGGGTTCGACTATCTTTGTGCCCAAACAAGAAGAAGAGATAAAAACCGGAGCCAAAATGGTTTACATCATGGGAGAAGTGGCGAAACCCGGTGCCTATGAAGGCAACGACAACGTGACCTTTATGGATATCTTAGCAAACGCTGGCGGCCCAACGCGTTATGCTGAGTCTCGCCAGATCCGCGTGCTAAAAAATAACGGCCAAGTTGTGCCCTTTGATTTGTCAGCTTATACCGAAGGTATTGGTAACGTTGTTCCACCTGTAATAACCGCTGGTGACGCGATTTTTGTTCCAGAAAAAACAGACATGAACGAAAAGTCTTGGCTAAAAGTCGCACCTAATCGAGCAGTACGTGTCATCGGCGAAGTTATCCGCCCAGGGCGCATAGAATGGTCAGATGAAATGTCGTTCTTAGATTTACTGGCGCATGTTGGGGGGCCATCGGCACGCGCCGATACGTCTAATATTGAAATTATGACGCCTAACGAAAAAGGCACTAACAATGTGTTTGTATTCAATTTTGATCAATATATGCAACAAGGGTTAACCGACCAAGCGTTACCCGTGATTAAAGCGGGCGCGACTATTCGTGTGCATGATTTACCGCAAGATCCGAGCGATAACAAAGCACAATGGGTGCGTCAAAGCTCGGAAAAATCAATTTATATTCTCGGCCAAGTGGTAGCGCCTGGACGCTATATGTTTACCGAAGAAATGCATTTTTTAGATATTTTAGCCGCTGCCGATGGCCCAAGTGCCGATGCCGATATTCACAATATTCGTATCAGCCATCGCGACAAAAAATACGCGCGCGTAACCAAACTCAATTTGGCGCTGTATTTTGAAACAGGCGATGAAAACTTGTTACCTAAAGTAACAATGGGAGACACTATTTATATTCCTGAGAAAAACCGCACGTGGTTAGATAAATCTAAAGAATCAACCATTCGCGTATTAGGTGCCATTAACAAACCGGGGCGCTACAAATTTAATGACACCATGACATTGCTCGATTTACTAGCAGAAGCTGGCGGCACGTCACCCGGCGCTTACTTAGAAAAAATTACCGTGGTTAACCTGACATGTTGTGAAAACCAAGCCAAAACATTTGATTTAACTGAGTTCAGTAAAACGGCTGACTTTACTATGCTGCCTGTCCTACGCGCCGGTGACACGGTTTATATTCCGCGTGAGCAAGACAGCACTCTCGCTCAGGCAAGAACCTTGTTAAAAGACATTGTTGAAGTTGCGTCAGTCGCCATTTTATTTGGAGGTTTATAATGCTTTCTCCACTACATAGTGAAATAGAAGCCGTTTATAGCCAAAGTTTTGCATTGGGTGTTAAAACCCTAGCGGTATGCAGCAATACCAGTGGCGAAGGTGCTACCAGTGTTGCCACTTTATTAGCACAACGTTGCTTAATGACAGGACGTAAAACATTGCTGGTTGACCTTAATTTTTTCCGGCCCAGTTTAAAGCCCATGTTAGATTTAGACTCAACTGACGCATCCCCTGTTCACGTAATAAACCAGGAGACAAATCAAGACATAAATCATGAAACAAGCCAAGAAGTAAAGCATCTTCAAACGACTAACGCGGCAGTCAGCAAACCCAGCAGCTCATCCAAGTACGATGATGGTTTAGCCTGTTTAACCACGCCACAATTAATCAATATAGATGAACATGCTTTGCTCGGTGTACTCGCTCCAACGCGGCGTGATGCGGTGTTAAAGCTACGTAGTAATCAAGCGTTGCCTAATTTTATTAAGCAATGGCAAGCCGAATTTGACTGCGTCATTATTGATACGACTCCATTGGATAGACGTAATCATAATAATGTCAGTGGTCAAGCCGTTGCCAAATTATGTGATGCGGCAGTACTTTTGGTTAAAGCTGGGGTGAGCAATGAAGAAATGGTCACGCAAAGTATGGCATTACTTAACCAACAACAAATTAACCTAATTGGTTGCATTATCAACGATCAACACAACCCAAGTTTAAAACAAGAATTACAGCGTAAGCTGCGCCAAGCGTATTACTTACCCGCTTTTGTGAAGCGTTGGTTATTTAATGTCACGAATAAGGCTAAGTTACTGAATTTAGGGTTATAATTAAAACCATATTAGCGGGTTAACAACCAATGACTATCATGCGCCAACTATTGTCTATAGAAAAAATCAATCTACTGCTCGTCGACGATGAAGTTGAAGTACTTAAAGCGTTAAGGCGTGTATTTCGCAATAAAAAGTATCAAGTATTCACTGCAGAAAGTGGCGCCGACGGGCTCGACATACTTGAACAGTACCCAATTGATGTGGTGATTTCAGATGTGCGTATGCCAAAAATGAGTGGAGCTGATTTTCTCACACAAGTTTATCAACGTTGGCCACAAACCAAACGACTGGTTCTAACCGGACATGCTGATATTGAAGATACATTACGCTTGGTTAATGATTGTGATTTATTCCGCTATTTTCATAAACCTTGGCACAAAGATGATATAAAGAATGCAGTGGAACAAGCCGCAGAGCAAAAGCGCTTAACTGAGGAAAATCAACAACTACAAGCCATTACACAAGAACAAAACCAAAAATTAATCACTCTAAACGAACAACTAGACCAGCACCTGCAAACCCGTACCGAGCAACTTAACGTGACCACGGAACGGCTTAACGATGAGTTAAAAGTCGAACAAGAATTGCGCCAAGCGCGGATCGCCGCCGACAAAGCAAACGAGGCTAAAAGTCGCTTTTTAGCCACCATGAGCCATGAAATTCGCTCGCCTTTAAATTCCATCATAGTGATGAATAATCTGCTTATGGAATCAGGCTTGGATGAAGAACAGCAACAACATGCCAAACTCGCCCATCAAGCTGGGCAACTGCTTTTATCCTTAGTGAATGACATTCTTGATTTTAGCAAAATAGAATCTGGCGAATTAAGCTTGGATCCTCAATGGTTCAACATGGCTGCGCTGGCTAAAAGCACCGCCGATATATTGTCAACTCAAGCAGAATTAAAAAACATTCGGCTTAACTGTAACATCGACTCCAATGTTCAAGGATTGTTCAAAGGTGACCAAGTCCGTATTAAACAAATTTTAATAAATGTACTAAGTAACGCAGTTAAATTTACCGAACATGGCTATGTCGCGTTAAATGTTTTTCGAGAAGAACCAACCGATAACCTAGTATTACAAATTGAAGATAGCGGCATTGGCATTGATGCTGACCAGCAAGACAGAATTTTTAATGAGTTTGTGCAAGTCGAAGATAATGCGAATAGGCGCTTCGGCGGCACGGGTTTAGGGCTATCCATAGTCAAACGATTGGTGATGAAAATGGGCGGCGCAATCAAGCTGCTCAGTACGCCTAATTTGGGCTCAACTTTTATCATTACTTTACCATTGGACTACAAAGCGATCACTCACTCCCCCAAAGTTGCCCAGCCAATCGACCCAACAATCAAACAAGATACAGCGCGCTGGCGGGGTGTAGACTTATTATTAGTTGAAGACAGTCCAGCGAATGTGGCGGTTATTCAAGCTTTACTAAAAAAATATGCATTTAAAATAGATGTTGCGCATGATGGCGAACAAGCCATTAATAAAGCACAAAGCAAACAATACCAAGCGATATTGATGGATTTATCCATGCCGAAAATGGATGGCATAGCCGCTACAGAATGGTTGCGCGCCAATGATAACATCAATCAACATACCCCTATCATTGCCATGACAGCCAACGCCTTTGTCGAAGATAAAATTCGCTGTTTTCAAGCGGGAATGAATGACTACCTCAGCAAACCAATTAATATTGATGCCTTTTTAGCCAGTTTAACTAAATGGTTAGCCGATGCTGTTGCTAACGATGAGCAGTCACAAATAACACCAAACGCAGCTCGTTCGGTCAAAAAATCAGATAACACTCACTCTCAATCTCACTCTAACACTGAAAGTAATAACGCAGATGCAACGAGCGTTAGTAAAAATAATTCAACTCAATCCAGTAAGCAGACACCGCCAGTAAAACTCATTGACCAACAAGTAATTGATGGACTGATCCGTGACATTGGCTTGGATACAGTTCCCACCATACTCAATATTTATCAAACCGAAACCACCGATAGATTACAAAAAATGCTCGAGGCGCTAGCCAATAATGATTGGTCAACACTGAGCGCCGAAGCCCATGCATTAAAAAGCAGCTCAGGTAGCTTTGGATTATGTCAGTTGCAGCAAAATGCACGTTATATTGAACTGGCTAAAACGGATGAAGAAAGACGCCACGCCAGCCATTTAGTGCGTGAATTAGCGCCTTTATACCAAACTTCAGTCAGCGCATTGCAAAGCTATTTACAGCAATGCCAATAGCCCGAACTTGAACATAGCTTAAACATGGCTTAACTGGCTGCTGACTAAAAAAACAAACGAACGAAAACTGACATGACTGACATGAAAACAACCAAGGCTACTACATATATAGCTTGCCCTCTAGCAACAAGCAGCGAGCGTAAATTGCTGGCATTGCAATGCCCAGCCAGTTTGGAACAAGTCAGCTATGTGCGCAAATTACTCAAACAGGTTTGCGAGTTATTGAATTTAGACAAAAGTTTAATCAATAAAATTAGCTTAGCTTTTTCAGAAGCTGCCAACAATATAGTAGAACATAGCCAA
This genomic window from Saccharobesus litoralis contains:
- a CDS encoding sugar transferase — its product is MNSKIYFKTNTRANSSTNTVTNTRKSSTQASLNQSTNVQSNYDFSAIDPLTKNCKRSFDIAVALLALIITLPLFPLIALAIALESKGDIFFKQMRIGLATPQFTHIFYMIKFRTMRQDAEKASGAVWAGKNDPRITRVGKFLRKTRLDELPQLFNVLRGDMSLIGPRPERPGFYQKLESNIPYFAERTFNVMPGITGLAQVNQGYDTCLDDVRRKVGFDHSYAMALTRPLDWLRMDCWIALSTVKVMILGRGQ
- a CDS encoding STAS domain-containing protein, producing the protein MKISTQALPQNELLISIEGEFDALGCQSTKNEWDAISTQDNQLDIVLDLSATTFLDSSGVGAIVFLFKRIRAKRGSMKICGANGQPLELLDLLRVHRAIPITSSLHH
- a CDS encoding OmpA family protein, translated to MKTLAAISVLLTTLTTGCVSWPEAGNGGLAELRPDNFRTVEADGPIGPEHGLRFDLELTARHLDMLVLEGAELCFPATVVQAKQREARIRRELAGKLDYAAANDLLIQRKVLQRLEQQLDYVQQHNICQIPQHVRQEKRPGDLAKQIAELLNADNQFAHDSFELNPKYVGRLAKASQLLQQAPLIQLKVIGYADDTGQDNYNQSLSLKRAQKVARYLQVMGVDANRMQISALGEQHPLFQGKTPEIRLVNRSVSIEVISQPTANDSITPAAKVINQIK
- a CDS encoding SLBB domain-containing protein, which translates into the protein MFNLTTSNIAPLSPLLRVLIALCWLSLFCTLSLTSHASEYQVQVGDLVRVSLPGEESLDKNFPVDRQGRIHLPEVGTISVANLSEDAMQARVKRHLSTVFQDLLNLKVYVYKRQLLINVLGYVETPGEVILPAGTNIQNALGQAGGMRKGAQLDKIQLRRRLTNAEGASQTESIVFNYKQYLDTGDTSLLPQLRSLDVIFVPASPMTGNVEVEFDPSKIADSGDAASNRDAIKVFGEVNSPGSFTYKQNLTLLDLLMRSGGVTRYAGVEKIRVISNNQPKLFDLKGYLDSGDESLLPTIQAGSTIFVPKQEEEIKTGAKMVYIMGEVAKPGAYEGNDNVTFMDILANAGGPTRYAESRQIRVLKNNGQVVPFDLSAYTEGIGNVVPPVITAGDAIFVPEKTDMNEKSWLKVAPNRAVRVIGEVIRPGRIEWSDEMSFLDLLAHVGGPSARADTSNIEIMTPNEKGTNNVFVFNFDQYMQQGLTDQALPVIKAGATIRVHDLPQDPSDNKAQWVRQSSEKSIYILGQVVAPGRYMFTEEMHFLDILAAADGPSADADIHNIRISHRDKKYARVTKLNLALYFETGDENLLPKVTMGDTIYIPEKNRTWLDKSKESTIRVLGAINKPGRYKFNDTMTLLDLLAEAGGTSPGAYLEKITVVNLTCCENQAKTFDLTEFSKTADFTMLPVLRAGDTVYIPREQDSTLAQARTLLKDIVEVASVAILFGGL
- a CDS encoding P-loop NTPase family protein, producing MLSPLHSEIEAVYSQSFALGVKTLAVCSNTSGEGATSVATLLAQRCLMTGRKTLLVDLNFFRPSLKPMLDLDSTDASPVHVINQETNQDINHETSQEVKHLQTTNAAVSKPSSSSKYDDGLACLTTPQLINIDEHALLGVLAPTRRDAVLKLRSNQALPNFIKQWQAEFDCVIIDTTPLDRRNHNNVSGQAVAKLCDAAVLLVKAGVSNEEMVTQSMALLNQQQINLIGCIINDQHNPSLKQELQRKLRQAYYLPAFVKRWLFNVTNKAKLLNLGL
- a CDS encoding response regulator — its product is MTIMRQLLSIEKINLLLVDDEVEVLKALRRVFRNKKYQVFTAESGADGLDILEQYPIDVVISDVRMPKMSGADFLTQVYQRWPQTKRLVLTGHADIEDTLRLVNDCDLFRYFHKPWHKDDIKNAVEQAAEQKRLTEENQQLQAITQEQNQKLITLNEQLDQHLQTRTEQLNVTTERLNDELKVEQELRQARIAADKANEAKSRFLATMSHEIRSPLNSIIVMNNLLMESGLDEEQQQHAKLAHQAGQLLLSLVNDILDFSKIESGELSLDPQWFNMAALAKSTADILSTQAELKNIRLNCNIDSNVQGLFKGDQVRIKQILINVLSNAVKFTEHGYVALNVFREEPTDNLVLQIEDSGIGIDADQQDRIFNEFVQVEDNANRRFGGTGLGLSIVKRLVMKMGGAIKLLSTPNLGSTFIITLPLDYKAITHSPKVAQPIDPTIKQDTARWRGVDLLLVEDSPANVAVIQALLKKYAFKIDVAHDGEQAINKAQSKQYQAILMDLSMPKMDGIAATEWLRANDNINQHTPIIAMTANAFVEDKIRCFQAGMNDYLSKPINIDAFLASLTKWLADAVANDEQSQITPNAARSVKKSDNTHSQSHSNTESNNADATSVSKNNSTQSSKQTPPVKLIDQQVIDGLIRDIGLDTVPTILNIYQTETTDRLQKMLEALANNDWSTLSAEAHALKSSSGSFGLCQLQQNARYIELAKTDEERRHASHLVRELAPLYQTSVSALQSYLQQCQ